From the Elusimicrobiales bacterium genome, the window CGGAGAGTTATGAGAATTAAATACAGCGTTCCCCGCAACAAAAGAAAAAAGAAGCTGTTCAGGCTCACCAAGGGCTATTACAGTGATAAAAGCCATCGCCTGAGAATGGCGACGCAGCAGATATCCAAGTCGCTCACCCATGCCTTTACCGACCGCAAGGACAAGAAAGGCAATTTCCGCAGCCTCTGGATAACCCGGCTCAACGCCGCCGTGCGCGAGGAGGGCCTCTCCTATTCGCGCTTTATAAACGGCCTCAAGAAAGCCGGTATCACGCTCAACCGCAAAATGCTCTCCGAGATGGCGATTAAGGACCCCGCCTCCTTCAAGCAGCTTGCGGCGATAGCCGGTGCGGCGCTGAAAACGGCGAAATAGCGTAATCTTCCGCGCGCGTTTCGCCGCAAGGCGGAACGCGCGTTTGAATTTGTAAGGGGAAAAGGCTCTCCCTCCATGACTATGACACGCGACGAATGGGAAAGAGAATGTTCCCGCATAGTAAACGGCTTCTCGGAGGCTGCGGACGCCGCCGGCACGGCGGAGGGGCTGGAAGCCGCCAAGGTCCGTTTCCTGGGCAGAAACGGCGAGTTCACCAATCTTCTTAAAACCCTCAAAGATTTCCCGATTGAAGAGAGAAAATCCCTGGGCCAGCTTGGCAATGCCGCCAAGAACAATTTGACGGCGAAGCTCGAAGGCAGGGAAAAACACCTTGCCGGCGCGGCATTGGAGAGTGAGCTGGGCAAAGTCTCCGCCGATTTGAGTTTGGACGGGTTTCCGTTTCCGCAGGGCCGGCTGCATCCGCTCACGCTCGCCCTGCGCGAGATGACGGGCATCCTCTCCCGCATGGGGTTCGCGTGGGCCGACGGGCCGCATATAGAAAGCGATTTCAACAATTTCGGCGCGCTCAATTTCCCGGAAAATCATCCCGCCCGCGATATGCACGATACCGTGTATGTCAAAAGCGGCGGGGAGCCCCGGCTTTTGCGGACGCATACCTCCCCCGTGCAAATCCGGTATATGGCGGGCAAAACCCCGCCGCTGCGGGTGATGGCGCCCGGCAGGGTTTTCAGGATGGACGCGATAGACGCGGGCCATTCCCCCGTTTTCCACCAGATAGAGGGATTTTATGTGGACAAAACCGCCGGCATGGCGGATTTGAAGGCGACGCTTATCCAGTTCATGGGCGCGCTGTTCGGCGCAAAGGCCGAGGTGCGCTTCCGCCCCAGCTATTTCCCTTTCGTGGAGCCCGGGGTGGAGGTGGATTTGAAATGCGTCTTCTGCGGCGGCAAAACGCAATGCCCGGTCTGCAAATCCACCGGCTGGATTGAAATGCTGGGCGCGGGGGTTATTCACCCCAATGTCCTAAAAGCCGTCAAAATAGACCCGGAGCAGTGGGGCGGGTTTGCCTTCGGCATGGGGGTGGAGCGGCTTGCCATGCTGCGCTACGGCATAAACGACATACGTGTTTTTTATGAAAACGATGTCCGCGTCCTGTCTCAATTCGCGCCATGAAAATACTTTACAGCTGGCTTAAGGATTTCACCGCCCTGCCGGATATTGACCGCACGGCGGAGCTGCTGGCCGCCGCCGGCATTGAAGTTGAAGGGATGGAGAAAACCGGCGCCTGCTTCTCCGGCGTCATAGTGGCCGAGATTATAAAGGTGGACCGCCACCCCAACGCCGACAGGCTTTCGCTGGTGGAGGTTGAAACCGGCTCCGGCAGGAAAACCGTGGTTTGCGGCGCCAAAAATATCGCGCAGGGCCAGAAGGTGCCGCTTGCGCTGGTCGGGGCGAAGCTGCCGGGCGGCGAGCTTAAAAAAAGCAAAATCCGCGGCATAGAGTCCGAGGGAATGCTCTGCGCGCCGGACGAGCTTGGCGCCAAAAACGGCGGGCACGAGGGGATTTTAATTCTGGATTCCGCGCTGCCCCCCGGCTGCGACGCCGCAAGGCTTTTCGGCGAGCCGGACTGTGTTTTTGACGTCAAAATCCTTCCCAACCGCCC encodes:
- the rplT gene encoding 50S ribosomal protein L20 gives rise to the protein MRIKYSVPRNKRKKKLFRLTKGYYSDKSHRLRMATQQISKSLTHAFTDRKDKKGNFRSLWITRLNAAVREEGLSYSRFINGLKKAGITLNRKMLSEMAIKDPASFKQLAAIAGAALKTAK
- the pheS gene encoding phenylalanine--tRNA ligase subunit alpha; translation: MTMTRDEWERECSRIVNGFSEAADAAGTAEGLEAAKVRFLGRNGEFTNLLKTLKDFPIEERKSLGQLGNAAKNNLTAKLEGREKHLAGAALESELGKVSADLSLDGFPFPQGRLHPLTLALREMTGILSRMGFAWADGPHIESDFNNFGALNFPENHPARDMHDTVYVKSGGEPRLLRTHTSPVQIRYMAGKTPPLRVMAPGRVFRMDAIDAGHSPVFHQIEGFYVDKTAGMADLKATLIQFMGALFGAKAEVRFRPSYFPFVEPGVEVDLKCVFCGGKTQCPVCKSTGWIEMLGAGVIHPNVLKAVKIDPEQWGGFAFGMGVERLAMLRYGINDIRVFYENDVRVLSQFAP